In Octopus bimaculoides isolate UCB-OBI-ISO-001 chromosome 5, ASM119413v2, whole genome shotgun sequence, a genomic segment contains:
- the LOC106875795 gene encoding uncharacterized protein LOC106875795, translating into MTVLKGVIYIFAICLCCVLIKGQCNTAQIHQALTGCQTERLVLSNTSEIVNDTNYTKLCKAFLNYIKCVEPRLTGCKSSSLRGITIVKKTYSKEPYHCMLNDTAEVKTEQSAITPRQTSSQQVQQVSILSLLAAIILQYLVGLLQTCCMYE; encoded by the exons ATGACGGTATTAAAAggagttatttatatttttgccatCTGCCTTTGCTGTG ttCTTATCAAAGGCCAGTGTAACACAGCTCAGATCCATCAAGCATTGACAGGTTGTCAGACAGAAAGATTAGTCCTGTCAAATACAAGCGAAATAGTCAATGACACCAATTACACCAAACTCTGCAA AGCATTTTTAAACTATATCAAGTGTGTGGAACCTAGGCTAACTGGATGCAAGAGTTCTTCCCTTCGAGGTATCACAATTGTCAAAAAGACGTACAGTAAAGAACCCTACCACTGCATGTTGAACG ATACTGCTGAGGTGAAGACTGAGCAGAGTGCAATAACACCAAGACAGACCTCTAGCCAACAAGTACAACAAGTGAGCATTCTAAGTCTACTGGCAGCCATAATACTGCAGTATTTAGTTGGGCTTTTGCAGACCTGCTGcatgtatgaataa